The genomic window CAAACCTTTGGCCTGCCGGTCACCAATCCGGTGCACATGGCGATGTATGGTGAGCTGCGCGACGAGGATTTCACTCTGCCGGCAATCCCGGTCAGTCGTGTGCAGCCGCAATTCCTGCGTCAAGAGGTCGACTATCAGACGGCCGAGCGTCCCGGCACGGTGATCGTCGATACCAAGGCGCGTTTCCTCTATTTCGTCGAGGGCAACGGCAAGGCGATGCGCTACGGCGTCGGTCTCGGCCGCGACGGTTATGCCTGGTCCGGCCGTGGCATGATCCAGTGGAAGCAGAAATGGCCGCGCTGGACGCCGCCCGTCGAGATGGTTTCCCGCCAGCCGGAGGTTCGCCCCTTTGCCGCTGAGAACGGCGGCATGAATCCGGGGCTTCAGAACCCGCTCGGTGCGCGCGCCATGTATATCTTCAAGGACGGGCAGGATACGCTTTATCGCATCCATGGCACGCCCGACTGGCAGTCGATCGGCAAGGCCACCTCGTCGGGTTGTGTTCGCATGCTCAACCAGGATGTCATCGATCTCTACGACCGCGTTCCCGCCAAGGCTGAGATCGTTGTGATGTAGCGCTGCAACAGCGCTGCTCATATCGTCCGCTCGCGGCCGGACACGTCTGCGTGAAGCTATGGTTTATTTGGCGCAAGCCGATAGATTTTCAGGTGTCGTTATCGACATCGGACGAATCGTCGGTTTACCCGGCATTTCGTTCCGGCTTCCCGCATCGAAAGGAACTCAGTCCCGCGTCATGAGCTTCGATAGACATCTTTCCCGCCGCAGCTTTCTTTCCCTTTCGGCGCTGACCGCAGCCTCCGCGCTCACCGGCTGCGCCTCCTCGGCCAACACGGTGACGTCGGGTGATTCGACGATCATCTACCGCTCGCCGATGCGCCTGTTCCAGCCCATGGGAACATCGAGCGTGCCCAGCGACGCCGAGCTTGCCGTCATCTATGGTCCCGTCGAGGATGGCGGCTTCCTCATTCCTGCCGTTCCCTATGACCAGATCGATCCACGCTATTATCGCCAGCGCGTCGTCGATCCCACCGGCCAGCCTCCCGGCACCATCGTCGTCGATACGCCGTCGCGCTTTCTCTATCTCGTTGAGAATGGGGGCATGGCGATGCGTTACGGCGTCGGTATCGGCCGCGAGGGCTTCGCCTGGCAGGGATCAGGCGTCATACAGTGGCGTCAGAAATGGCCGCGCTGGAAGCCGCCGAACGAGATGGTCGCCCGCCAGCCGGAACTCGTCAAATATTCGATCGACAACGGTGGCATGGAGCCGGGCCTGAAGAACCCGCTCGGCGCCCGCGCGCTCTACATCTTCTCCAATGGAGAGGACACGCTCTACCGTCTGCACGGCAATCCCGACTGGCGCTCGATCGGCAAGGCCGTCTCATCGGGCTGCGTCAGGCTGCTGAACCAGGATATCATCGATCTCTACGATCGCGTTCCCACAAAGGCGCCGATAGTCGTCTGGCAGTAACAGTCGCCGAGGCGGCCATCAGCCGGCCGCCTCACATCGATCTCCGGCAAGCCCCGCCTTGCCAGGCAAGCCCTGCCTTGCCAGGCAAAGCGCCGCTTTATCCCTGCGCAAAATTGTTTCGCGTTTCCGTGCCTGGAAAAGTTTTATTTTCAAAATACCATTGCTAAATTCGATAAACATCCTACATGGTGCGTATCGAATATTGCTTGTGGCCTTTGTCCATGCGCTGAAGCGCTTCGTCAGATCTCCTCTCAGCATCGATATTGCCCGCGGATATCCCTTCCCGGGTGTCCTTAAACGATTGAAAGGAAATCGTTATGAATTCAGGCGTCGTAAAGTGGTTCAATGGCACCAAGGGTTTTGGCTTCATTCAGCCCGATGATGGTTCCACGGACGTTTTTGTCCATATTTCGGCGGTTGAACGCGCCGGCATGCGCGATCTCGCTGAAGGTCAGAAGATTCGCTACGATATCGTGCGCGACAAGAGGTCCGGCAAGAATTCGGCCGACAATCTTCAGGCCGCATGATTTGTCATTCGCCCGCGCTGACCACCTATTGGCGGCGAGCTGACCACGGATGTACTGGCAGCGAGCTGATCATGGATACTGGCAGCGGGCTGAGTGACGGGAAGAGGTCGGGTTTCAGCCCGGCCTTTTTGTTTTCGTAGCCTGGCTTTTCTTGATTGACCAGCGGCCGGAGAAACGAAGGGCGCTGAGCAGAGATGACGCTTGGCTGAAGTTTTCGATCATCGGGATTGGGAAGTAATTTCGCCTAATTGTTGAGGGAAGGATATCGTTTTGCAGGTACTCGTCAGGGATAATAACGTCGATCAGGCGCTGCGCGTGCTCAAGAAAAAGATGCAGCGGGAAGGCCTGTTCCGGGAAATGAAAGCGCGTAGCGCCTTTGAAAAGCCGTCGGAAAAGCGTGCCCGTGAAAAGGCCGAGGCTATTCGCCGCCAACGCAAGCTCGCCCGCAAGAAGCTGCAGCGCGAAGGTCTGCTGCCGGCGCCGAAGAAGGTTCTGCGGGCCCGCTAACCCCGCCGTGGAATCGTGGCGTCAACCATGGCGCCAAGGTTCCAGCGGTGGAATTACGGCTTGAGAACGCCATCACCTCAGAGAGGGGCACATGACCGCCACCAAGGGAGAATTCTTCAACCCGGCCAAGCTTTCGCCTCGCGACAAGGCGGAGGCCACCGATCACACGGCGCGCGCCATCATCGAGGCTGAGGCCTCGGCGCGCGATAAGAAGACGGAGAAGCTGAGAGCCCTGCGCCTGCAGCAGGCGGCCGAGGCCGGACCCGAAGCAGCGCCTGCAAAGAAGCGCCGATCGCCGGCCAAGTCCCCGGCGCCTCAGCGCTGATCTCGAGGCGCGCCGAGTGGAGGGATGGGCTCAACCGCCCGCCATGACCGCCCGCCCGAGATTGCCCCGCAGTCGATGCAGCATATCGCGCATTTCGGCCATTTCCTCGAGCGTGCAACCTACGGCGTCGCCAATCGCCGTCATGATCGTGTCGATTTCCCCCTTCATCGCCTGACCTTTCGGTGTCAGCGATACGATCACCTGCCGTTCGTCGCGCAGGTCGCGCAGGCGTTTGATGAGCCCGCTCTGTTCCAGCCGCTTCAAGAGCGGCGACAGCGTGCCGGAATCAAGATCCAACTGTTCGCCGATCGTTTTCACCGGCAACTCGCTGCGTTCCCACAGCACCAGCATCACCAGATATTGCGGATAGGTAAGGCCGACCCTTTCCAGGATTGGCTTGTAGGCGCGGGTGAAGGCATGCGCCGTCGCATAGACCGCAAAGCACAGCTGCTTTTCCAGCCGCTTTTCTTCCTGCGGTATCTCCATCGTCTTTGTCGTCTGCGCTTTCATATCCATCATCCCTGAGGTGCCGATTGTCCTCTTTTCGAACTCCAAATGCAATTTGCAAAATTCACTTGCGTACAATTTAATTGTGCGATACTAAAAATCCAACCCGATCGAAGGGTCAATCAAAGGAGATTGTCATGCCTATTCTCTATACGACCAAAGCCTCTGCCACCGGCGGCCGCGCAGGCCGCGCCGTCTCCGAAAACGGCGTTCTGGACGTGACGCTCACCGTTCCGAAAGAACTCGGCGGCGATGGTGCAACCGGCACCAATCCCGAACAGCTGTTCGCTGCCGGCTATTCCGCCTGCTTCCTCGGTGCTTTGAAATTTGTCGCGGGTCAGCAGAAGGTCAAGATTCCCGAAGACACGACGGTTTCTGCCAAGGTCGGAATCGGCCCGCGCGAAGATGGTGGCGGCTTCGGCATCGAAGTGGCACTGACGGTCAACATTCCGGGTCTGGATCGCGAAACGGCCGAAAAGCTCGCAGCCGCAGCCCACATCGTCTGCCCCTACAGCCACGCCATGCGCACCTCCACCGAAGTTCCGGTCACGGTCGCCTGATCAGTTTCGAAACGCGGCGGCGCTATCGGCCGCTGCGATCTTCATGGGGTGGAGGCTGTTTCTCCGCCGTCACGGGACCGGCGCGCCGAACGCGCCGGTTTCGCCGCCTCGGTCGTCATCGATGACACCGCTTGTAGATCCTGTCGCAGCCGCGCGGGGCCGCCGTCGGGCAATTTGCCGTCGACCGCCGCATGCGTGCTTTCCCAGATCGGCAGCGCTCTCACCAGCACCGCCTTGCCTTCGGCGGTGAGGCTCAGCAGTCGGCCGCGCCTGTCCTTCGGATTCTCGGTTACAGCTATCCAGCCTCTGCGCTGTAGCGGCTTCAGAGCGGCCGTGAGGGTCGTCTGATCCATGGCGAGCAGGGCCGCGACGGGGCCCATCGGCGGCGGTTCCGGCCGGTTCAGCGACATCATCAGGGAAAACTGCCCGTTGGTCAGTCCGACCGGCCTCAGCGCATCGTCGAACAGCCGGCCAAGCGCGCGGGCCGCCCGCTGCACATGCAGGCAGAGGCAGGTGTCGCGCGCCATCAGCGTTGTAGAAAGAGGAATCTCAACCGAGTTTGACATGCTCCATTTCTATTGATATCAATGTATTTAGTCAAGGAGAAGGAGAGATGCCGGCTTCACCGGCACGCGCCGGAGGAGGGCGCAGCTCATGCAGAATGAGGTTGTTTCCCGTGAGGAATGGCTTAAGGCCCGCCGCATCCTATTGGCGAGGGAAAAGGAGGCGACGAGACTGCGCGACAGCGTCAATGCCGACCGGCTGGCGCTGCCCTGGGTGAAGGTCGAGAAGGACTACGTATTCGAAACGCCCGAGGGAACGAAGTCTCTCGCCGATCTTTTCGATGGCCGCAGCCAGTTGCTGATCTATCACTTCATGCTCGGTCCCAATTGGGATGCCGGCTGCACCGGATGCTCCTTCCTGTCGGATCATGTCGATGGCGCCCTTCCACATCTGAACCACCACGACGTTACCTGGGTCGCCGTTTCGCGCGCGCCGCTCGACAAGATCGCCGCCTACAAAGAGCGCATGGGGTGGAAATTTCCATGGGTCTCTTCCTTCGGGAGCGGCTTCAATTTCGATTACCATGTTTCTTTCAGCCCGGAGGACCTTGCCAAAGACAAGGTCTTTTACAATTTCACTCCCATGGAGCCGGCAAACGCTCATGACGAACTGCCGGGCCTGAGCGCCTTCTATCGCAATGAGAAGGGCGAGGTCTTCCATACCTATTCGAGTTATGCCCGCGGGCCGGAAGAACTGATCGGCACGCTGATGATCCTGGACCGCGCCCCGAAGGGCCGCAACGAGGACAGCACGATGAATTTCGTGCGCCGCCATGACGAATATGAGGAGGCCCCGAAGGCGCCATCCTGCTGTCACTGAGATGAGGCCGTTCCAGCAGGAAATGCTCTACGCCGCCATCGCTCAACGGAGGAGAGGACGATGAAGACCGCCCAAGTGCTGAAGGAGCATTTTTTCCTGGAAAGACTGGTGGGAACATGGACCGTCACCGCGCCCGACATGACGGGCGACGAGGATTGGACGGAGACGGTTCGCTCGCTGCATGGCATCTGGTTCGTCGCCGAAGGTGTCGGCCGCATGCCTGGCGGCGAGGAAGCCACCACCATCCTGACGCTCGGCTACAACGCCTCGAAAGGCAAGTACGTCGGCAGCTGGATCGGCAGCATGATGGACTATTTGTGGGTCTATGAAGGCGAGGTCGATGCATCGGGCAACATGCTGGATCTCTACACGACCGGTCCTGACGTCAATGGCGAAGGAATTGCCGACTACCGCGAGCGGATCACCTTCATCGACGCCGATCACCGCACGTTCACCTCCAGCGCCAAACAGCCTGATGGTTCATGGAAGCAGTTCATGGAAGCGCGTTACACTCGCAAGGTCTGACAATCGTGGCGACCCGGACATCGGAAAACGGGCGCGAAAAAAGGAGAGTTTGATGTCTGAGACGCATGGAAAATTCATTTGGTGCGAACTGATGACCCCCGACACAGCTGCCGCCGCGAAATTCTACAGCTCGGTCGTCGGCTGGACGACTTCCGACATGACGGTGGAAGGCATGCCCACCTATACGATCTTCGAGGCGAACGGCATCGGCGTCGCCGGCCTGATGGAATTCCCGGGCGAACTCGAAGGGAAGGGCATCCCGCCGAACTGGACGGGGTATGTCGACGTTGATGATGTTGACCAGTCGGCAAAGGACTTTGCCGCCAACGGCGGTTCGATTCGCCGTCCGCCGGAAGACATTCCGACCATCGGCCGCTTTGCCGTCGTCGCCGATCCGCATGGCGCCGTGCTCTGCATCATGACGCCGGCGCCGATGGACAAGACCTGGCCGGAACTGGCCCCCGACGCGCCCGGCAACATCGGCTGGCACGAACTCTACGCCGGCAATGGCGAGGAGGCGCTGGCTTTCTATACCAAGCTGTTCGGCTGGAAACGGGACAGCGATTTCGACATGGGTCCGATGGGCGTCTACTATCTCTTCTCGCACGGCGGGAGGCAAATCGGCGGCATGATGACCAAACCGGCGGACGTGCCGATGACTTTCTGGTGCTATTACTTCAACGTACCGGCCATCGATGCGGCGATAGAGCGCGTCACATCAGGCGGCGGCAAGGTCGTCAATGGCCCGATGGAGGTCCCCGGCGGCAGCTGGATCATCCAGGCCACCGACCCGCAGGGCGCCTTCTTCTGCCTGGTGGCGCCGAAGCGGTAAGGGGTTTGAGCATATTGTTGGCGGGGCTACACGGCACTCCGCCAACACAGTCACCCCATCCATCACCCCGCAACTGAGGCAAAGAACCCCTCCGGGCTCTCGACCTCCACCAGCCGCTTCTTCTCGATCAGCCAAAACCGGTTTCCAACCGCCCGCACGAAACTGCGGTCGTGCGATACCAGCAGGCAGCTCGCCTCGTGGGCCATCAACTCCTTCTCCAGCGCTTCCTGCCCTTCAATGTCGAGATGGTTAGTGGGCTCATCAAGAAGATAGAAATTCGGTTCCGCAAGTCTCAGCACCAGCATGCCGAGCCGCGCCTTCTGCCCGCCGGAAAGCTGGGCGATCGATTTTGCCTGCATCTCGATCGTCATGCCGGCCCCGGCGAGCAAGGCGCGTGCCCGCTGGTCGCCGACATCGAAGCGGCGGATGATCGTGCCGATCGGCGTGTCCTTTTCGGCAAGATCAGCGAGCGCCTGGTCGCCATAGCCGAGAACGAGCGAAGGCGTCGCCTTGATGCCGTCTTGTCCGGCCTCCTGTCTCTCGATCGCCTGCTTCAGCATTGAAACCAGCCGCGATTTGCCGGCGCCGTTGAGCCCGAGCAGCACGATGCGGTCCCCCTGGCAGATAAACTGCCGGCCGGTCCGGAAGAGAAGCGTTCCATCAGGCGTCGTCACCGCCGCATCTTCCAGCGTCATCAGCACCTTGGCATGCGTGCCGCGGTTGGAGAGCCGGATGGCGCCGGCGGAACGCTCGAGATGGGCGGGTTTTGCCGCATCCTCCAGCCTCTCCGCCCGCTGCTTGAGCTGTTTCGTCTTGACGACCAGCAGATCGCTGCCGGAATTGATGCCGATATTGTTGAGCTTGGCAGCCTGCTTGCGCAATTGCTCCGCCGTCTTCATGTCGCGCTCGTAGCGTCGCGCTTCTGAGGCGTCGGCCTCGTCGAGAGCTGCGCGAGCCCTGGTATAAGGGAGGGTGAAGATCGGCGATTGTTCCGGCCGCAGGAACAGCGTCCGGTTGGTCGTTGCATCGAGAAAGGCGCGGTCATGGCTGGAGAGGATGACCGGCACGTCGCGCGGCAGCGCGTTCAGCCAGTCCTCCAGCCGCGCAATTTTTTCCAGGTCGAGATGGTTGGTCGGTTCGTCGAGCAGCAGCACGTCGGGTTCGCGGACCCAGGTGCGGGCAAGCAGCGCCAGCCGCTGCCATCCGCCGCTCAGATGCTTGAGCGGCCGGTGACGCATCGCTTCAGGCACCTCGAGCGATTCCAGAACCACGTCGACGCGCCAACTCTCGCTGTCGGCCTGATCGGCCGGCAGCGCCTGCAGCACGGCATCGTAGAACGGGGTGTCGAAAAGCGCGGGCGGCACATTCTGGGTGACATGGCCGACAGTCAGCCCGCGCGCTTTGGTGATCTCGCCCTCGGTCGGCTCCAGGGCGCCGGTGATGCAGGCTAGCAGCGTCGATTTTCCCCGCCCGTTGGCGGCGATGAGGCCGATCCGGTCGCCGGAATTGACGACGAGATTGAGCTTGGAAAACAAAGGATTGCCCAGCGTCACGCCGAGATTGCGGATGTTGATGAGGGTCATGGTCGTTCTCTGGTCTTGTCCAGGTGTCGCGCGATCCGGGGCTTTCAGCCGTCACGGGATTGCGCGCATCGGGCCTGGAAAATGAAAGGAATGCGCGCTGTATTCGTACGGCGCCGCATTGGCCACGAAGGGCAGACCAGGAAGAGATGTCGAGAAACGGTCTCTGGTCAGCCCTGCAAACGCATTTGCAGGGCGTTGACGGGACCACGCTGGCGATTAAACCGGAAATAATACTGCATGGCGTGATCCTCCTTTCTCAAAAGTTGCGGGATTGAAATAACATTGCCCGCATAAAGAGGCAAGAGAGCCTGATCTACGCCGATATCCAGCCATAAACCGTGCATAGAGGATTCTCCGGGGCCGACCGCGAGGATCAGACGCATGCTCATTGCACATTTGCCTGCAGGCTACATTCTGGGGAGCGCCATGCAACAGCGATCCGCCGCGCCTCGCGTCATGACTGCCGCATTGGTCGGCAGCGTGCTTCCGGATTTCGACATGATCTATTTCCTCTTGACCGGCGGCAAGATCCACCATCACGACTATATCTCCCATTGGCCGCTGTTCTGGCTTGCTCTCGCCGCTGTGGTTCTGCCTTCTGTCGGACGGCTGGCGCCGCGCTGGATTCCCACAGCAGCCATCCTTTTCTCAGCTGTCATGCTCCACATGGTCATGGATACAATCGCCGCGCCGATGCTGTGGCTCGCACCATTCGATTGGTCTCGATTCGAGCTGACGACGGTGCCGGCGACCTACAGCAACTGGGTCGTAAGCTTCATGCTGCACTGGACTTTCGGTCTGGAACTGCTGATCTGCGCGACGGCGCTGGTCGTCGCCCTTCGCCGCCGCCGCGTTCGAAGTGCGCAACCGGCATGAGCCGGAATTATCCGGCCGGGCCGGCGGCAGGCAGCTCCAGGCGCCTTGTTATTCCGATGTTTTCGAGGAACGCCTTGTCGTGGCTGACGACGAGCAGCGCGCCGTCATAGGCGCACAGCCCGGCCTCGACCGCTGATATCGAGTCGATATCGAGATGATTGGTCGGCTCGTCGAGGATCAAGAGCGGCGGCGGCACGGAACCGAGAACGCAGGCGAGGCCGGCGCGCAGCAATTGCCCGCCGCTGAGCGTCGAGACTGCCTGCAGCGCAGCATCGGCCCTGAACATGAAGCGGGCAAGGGCGGCCCGGCAGGTATTTTCGTCGGCTTGCGGGTTGATCCGGCGAAAATTGTCGCGGATCGAAGTCAACGGATCAAGAAGGCTAACCTTCTGGTCGAGCATGGCAAAAGCGGTCATGACGCCGACCTTGCCGGCCCAGGGCATCAGTTCGCCAGTGACAAGCGAAAGCAATGTCGTCTTGCCGGAGCCGTTTCGGCCGGTGACGGCGATGCGCTCCGGTCCCGTCACGTCGAAGGAGAGATCGCGGATGACGGGATTGCCGGGGCGATAACCCGATGTCACGCTGTCCATCTTCAGCACGATCTTGCTGGTGGGCAATCCGGTCGGCGGCAAGCTTACCGACAGCGGCTGGAGGATCTCGATCTTTTCGCGCGCTGCCGTTGCCGCTTCGAGTGCGTCGGCTCGCCGGCGTTCGGCGAGGCGGGCATTGCCGCCGCCCGTCGTTTCGCTCCGTTCCTTCATTCCCCCGAGCATGATGCGCGGGATGCCGCCCTTGGCGGCCATTTTCCTCCCGGCACTGTCCCTGTGTGCCTGACGCTCCACCGTCGCCTGCGCCTTCCTCGCAACTTCGGCGACGCGCTTTTCGGCATCGGCGAGATCCTGCCGTGCTGCCGCGAGCTCGAGAGCCTTGTGCTCGCGGTAGTGACTCCAGTGGCCGCCGTAGCGCTTGACGCCGAGCGATGTCAGTTCCACGATCGCATCGACGCTTTCCAGCAATTCCCGATCATGGCTGACGATGATCGCACCCGCCCGCCAGTCTGATATCAGCGCGATCACGGCCTTGCGGCCATCGCGGTCGAGGTTGTTTGTGGGTTCGTCGAGCAGCAGAAAATCCGGCTCGCGGAAGATGAGTGCGGCAAACCCTGCGCGCGTGCGCTGCCCACCGGAGAGTGCGGCAAGCGGCGTTTCCGGCTCCACGTCGAGCCCGGTGCGATTGAGCGCTGCGGCGATCCGCGCCTCCAGCATCCAGTCCGCGGCTGCAAGTTCGTCAGCCGTTGCCTCGCCGGTTTCGGCACGACGGAGAACGGCGAGCGCGCCGGCCACACCGAAGAGATCGGCCACCGTCTCGTGAGGCGCCACCTGAACACTCTGGCGCAAAAGGCCGAGGCTGCCGCTGACGGATACCGTCCCCGACTGCGGTTGGATTTCACCGGAGACGAGCTTGAGCAACGTCGTCTTGCCGACGCCGTTGCGCCCGACAAGACCGGTGCGTTCGGTCCCGAAACTCAGATCGAGATCGGAAAAAAGCGGCCGTCCGTCAGGTGCGGCCCACGAAATCTGGGAGAGGGTAATGGATGCAGGCATGGATATGGATTTCCCCGTTGGCAAGGCGAATTGGCGTTGCGATCGGGTTGAAATCCATTGCGGCACACATCCTGTTGAAACGGTCGATGGCAGGGAATTTAGGGAAGAAAGGCTGAAGGTTCAAGGCAAAGCGGCGAATCGAGCGTCGCGGGCGATCAGGCCGCCCGCCGCAGCTTCGCAGTTATATGGTCTGCTTCACGTAAATTTCCGGATCAAAATCAACGTGCCTCGCCTTTCCGTCAGGCGTTTTCAAGACAAGCTCGACTGCGCCGCCAAGCGAGCGCATGTACGGCGCGTAACGCCTTCCATTCAGTGCTCATTCGTCTTCTCCTTCAGCCAAGTGCCAAGCTCCGACGGAAGATGGTGGCCCGAAGGATCGGATGAGCGCACGGTATATCGGGTTACCGCTTCAAGCTTCCCAATATTCCGCGCACCAGCGCCCGGCCGACCTGTGTTGCCACCGTGCGCGCCACGCTCTTCATCGCCGCTTCGACCACCGTTTCGCGTTGGTAGCCGGAAGCCCGGCCGCGCTGGCCGCGGCCCTGATTGTCGTCATTGCCGCCGCCGAAGCCCGGCAGGCTCCAGCCTGAGGTCGTGCTGCCCTGCTGCTGTCCGGCGTCTTCCTCGGCCCGCTTGGCGGCATCGGCATCCGCCGCCTTCTTCGCCCGCGCTGCCAGGATTTCGAAGGCGGATTCGCGATCGACGTCGTCGTCATAGACGCCGAGGACCGGGCTCTTGTCCATGACCTGTTGGCGCTCGGCATCCGTCAGGGGGCCGACGCGGCCGGACGGCGGTCGGATCAGAGTGCGTTCGACGATTGAGGGGGCACCCTTGGCTTCCAGCGTCGAAACTAGCGCTTCGCCGGTGCCGAGATTGGTGATGACGGTGGCGCAATCGAAGGCCGGGTTCGGGCGGAAAGTATCGGCGGCCGTCTTCACCGCCTTCTGTTCACGCGGCGAATAGGCGCGCAAGGCATGCTGAGCACGGTTGCCGAGCTGAGCGAGCACCGTTTCCGGCACGTCGAGCGGGTTCTGCGTGACGAAATAGACACCGACACCCTTGGAGCGGATCAGCCGCACCACCTGCTCGACGCGTTCGGTCAGTACCTTCGGCGCATCGTTGAAGAGCAGATGTGCTTCGTCGAAGAAGAAAACGAGCTTCGGCTTATCAGGGTCGCCCACTTCGGGCAATTCCTCGAAGAGTTCCGAGAGCAGCCAGAGCAGGAACGTGGCGTAGAGGCGCGGGTTCATCATCAGCTTGTCGGCGGCAAGTACCGAGATCTGGCCGTAGCCGTTATTGCTCGTGCGCATGATGTCGGAGATCTTCAGCGCCGGCTCGCCGAAGAAATGCTCGGCGCCCTGCTGTTCGAGAACGAGCATCGCCCGCTGGATCGAGCCGACCGAAGCCTTGGAGATCAGCCCGAACTGGCTGGAAAGTTCGGTGGCGTTCTCGCCCATATAGTTCAGCAGCGATGTGAAATCCTTGAGGTCGAGCAGCGGCAACCCGGCCTGATCGGCAATCTTGAAGGCGATGTTGATGACGCCTTCCTGTGGCTCGGAGGCGTCCATCAGGCGCGCAAGCAGCAGTGGTCCCATTTCGGCGACGGTGGTGCGTACCCGGTGGCCCTTGTCGCCGAACAGATCCCAGAAGATGACGGGAAACTGGTCGAATTCGTAGTCGGTGAAGCCGATCTGTTCGGCGCGCTTGGTCAGGAAGTCTTTTGGCTCGCCCTTGGCGGCGATGCCGGAAAGATCGCCCTTGATGTCGGCTGCGAAAACCGGGACGCCGGCGCGCGAAAAACCTTCGGCCAGTACCTGCAGGGTCACCGTCTTGCCGGTGCCGGTGGCGCCGGTAACGAGGCCGTGACGGTTGCCGAATTTCAGGTCGAGATATTCCGGCTTATTGATGCTGTCATCGGGATTGCGGCTTGCGCCGATGAAAATCTTACCGTCCTCAAGCATCGGAATGTCTCCCTTCGGGCCTGCTGCCATTTGTGTCGAAGGCATGGTTTTTCCCGCCTTCATCGAACCATCGTTTCCCTGTTATAAGCAGGGAGGCGGATACGAACAACTGGTTGCATTGAAAGCGAAACCGGACAATGTGCCGGCCGGAGATGGCCGCTTGAGTTGCGGCCGAATTTCCATTAACGTTGACGTTAACGTCAAAAAATAGGAGGCTGACGATGAATGAAATTGTGACCCAGATCGCCGATCGCGTGGGTATCTCTCCTGAGCTCGCCGAAAAGGCGCTCGGCATGATGCTCGGCTTCCTTCAGCGCGAGGCCGCTGACGGACCGGTCGCCCGGATGATCGAGGCGATCCCCGGCGGCGCCGATCTCGTCGCCCAGTTCAATGGCGCGGGCGCCAGCGGCGGTGGCCTGCTCGGCGGGCTGATGAGCTCGCTCGGCGGCGGCGGCATCATGGGGCTCGGCCAGCAACTGATGGGCGAAGGTCTCGGCATGGGCGAGATCACCTCGCTTGCCAAGGAGACCATTGCGATTGCCAAGCAATATGCCGGTGACGAAGTCGTCGACGAGGTCGTGGGCTCCGTACCGGGACTCAGCCAGTTCGTCTGAGCGATGATGGTACGAAAGAGCCTCGCGGCATCCGCTGCGAGGCTCTTTCTATTTTGCAGGTCTGCATGCGCGCACGAGTGCTCTTCTCGTCGCCTGTCCTTGCACACCATGCCGATCGAATAGCCACTATCCGGAGAAGGAGAGCCGCATGGCCGTTTGGCGTCCGCCGCAGCAGATCAGGGTGAAAGTGATCGGTCTTGCGTGGAGGGAGGACCGGCTGCTCGCCGCGGAAGTGGAGGATG from Rhizobium sp. Pop5 includes these protein-coding regions:
- a CDS encoding ABC-F family ATP-binding cassette domain-containing protein: MTLINIRNLGVTLGNPLFSKLNLVVNSGDRIGLIAANGRGKSTLLACITGALEPTEGEITKARGLTVGHVTQNVPPALFDTPFYDAVLQALPADQADSESWRVDVVLESLEVPEAMRHRPLKHLSGGWQRLALLARTWVREPDVLLLDEPTNHLDLEKIARLEDWLNALPRDVPVILSSHDRAFLDATTNRTLFLRPEQSPIFTLPYTRARAALDEADASEARRYERDMKTAEQLRKQAAKLNNIGINSGSDLLVVKTKQLKQRAERLEDAAKPAHLERSAGAIRLSNRGTHAKVLMTLEDAAVTTPDGTLLFRTGRQFICQGDRIVLLGLNGAGKSRLVSMLKQAIERQEAGQDGIKATPSLVLGYGDQALADLAEKDTPIGTIIRRFDVGDQRARALLAGAGMTIEMQAKSIAQLSGGQKARLGMLVLRLAEPNFYLLDEPTNHLDIEGQEALEKELMAHEASCLLVSHDRSFVRAVGNRFWLIEKKRLVEVESPEGFFASVAG
- a CDS encoding ABC-F family ATP-binding cassette domain-containing protein, yielding MPASITLSQISWAAPDGRPLFSDLDLSFGTERTGLVGRNGVGKTTLLKLVSGEIQPQSGTVSVSGSLGLLRQSVQVAPHETVADLFGVAGALAVLRRAETGEATADELAAADWMLEARIAAALNRTGLDVEPETPLAALSGGQRTRAGFAALIFREPDFLLLDEPTNNLDRDGRKAVIALISDWRAGAIIVSHDRELLESVDAIVELTSLGVKRYGGHWSHYREHKALELAAARQDLADAEKRVAEVARKAQATVERQAHRDSAGRKMAAKGGIPRIMLGGMKERSETTGGGNARLAERRRADALEAATAAREKIEILQPLSVSLPPTGLPTSKIVLKMDSVTSGYRPGNPVIRDLSFDVTGPERIAVTGRNGSGKTTLLSLVTGELMPWAGKVGVMTAFAMLDQKVSLLDPLTSIRDNFRRINPQADENTCRAALARFMFRADAALQAVSTLSGGQLLRAGLACVLGSVPPPLLILDEPTNHLDIDSISAVEAGLCAYDGALLVVSHDKAFLENIGITRRLELPAAGPAG
- a CDS encoding metal-dependent hydrolase produces the protein MLIAHLPAGYILGSAMQQRSAAPRVMTAALVGSVLPDFDMIYFLLTGGKIHHHDYISHWPLFWLALAAVVLPSVGRLAPRWIPTAAILFSAVMLHMVMDTIAAPMLWLAPFDWSRFELTTVPATYSNWVVSFMLHWTFGLELLICATALVVALRRRRVRSAQPA
- a CDS encoding helicase HerA-like C-terminal domain-containing protein translates to MLEDGKIFIGASRNPDDSINKPEYLDLKFGNRHGLVTGATGTGKTVTLQVLAEGFSRAGVPVFAADIKGDLSGIAAKGEPKDFLTKRAEQIGFTDYEFDQFPVIFWDLFGDKGHRVRTTVAEMGPLLLARLMDASEPQEGVINIAFKIADQAGLPLLDLKDFTSLLNYMGENATELSSQFGLISKASVGSIQRAMLVLEQQGAEHFFGEPALKISDIMRTSNNGYGQISVLAADKLMMNPRLYATFLLWLLSELFEELPEVGDPDKPKLVFFFDEAHLLFNDAPKVLTERVEQVVRLIRSKGVGVYFVTQNPLDVPETVLAQLGNRAQHALRAYSPREQKAVKTAADTFRPNPAFDCATVITNLGTGEALVSTLEAKGAPSIVERTLIRPPSGRVGPLTDAERQQVMDKSPVLGVYDDDVDRESAFEILAARAKKAADADAAKRAEEDAGQQQGSTTSGWSLPGFGGGNDDNQGRGQRGRASGYQRETVVEAAMKSVARTVATQVGRALVRGILGSLKR